A portion of the Halobacillus ihumii genome contains these proteins:
- a CDS encoding enoyl-CoA hydratase-related protein, with translation MSKVDTELTGSIATIMLNRPERLNCFDFDTLQQLEDTLQNLQSDREIRAIMFTGAGEKAFSAGADLKERQTLNEKEVRRNVNKIRYVFNLIEEMPQPTIAAINGYALGGGFELALACDFRLAIPEAKMGLTEVSWAIIPGAGGTQRLTNLIGPSYTKELILTARKIEANAAKELGILNAVVSKEELLIEAASLANEISANGPLAVTQAKYAINQAANVDIHTGLAIEAKAYEVIIPTEDRVEALHAFNEKRPANFKGK, from the coding sequence ATGAGCAAAGTTGATACAGAGTTGACAGGATCTATTGCCACCATCATGTTAAACCGCCCAGAACGATTGAATTGCTTTGATTTTGACACACTCCAACAATTAGAGGACACCCTGCAGAATCTTCAATCAGATCGCGAAATCCGGGCGATTATGTTTACCGGCGCAGGTGAAAAAGCCTTTAGCGCAGGGGCTGATTTGAAGGAACGACAAACCTTGAATGAGAAGGAAGTAAGACGAAATGTTAATAAAATTAGATATGTGTTCAACCTCATTGAAGAAATGCCTCAACCGACGATCGCCGCTATTAATGGCTATGCTTTAGGCGGCGGCTTCGAACTCGCTTTAGCTTGTGACTTTCGTTTAGCCATTCCTGAAGCAAAAATGGGGTTAACTGAAGTGAGCTGGGCGATTATTCCGGGTGCCGGCGGAACGCAGCGACTTACGAATTTAATTGGTCCCTCCTATACTAAGGAGTTGATTCTGACTGCCCGGAAAATCGAGGCGAATGCAGCTAAGGAGTTAGGAATCCTTAATGCGGTCGTGTCAAAAGAGGAATTGCTTATCGAAGCCGCTTCCCTGGCCAATGAAATATCTGCGAATGGACCACTGGCTGTGACTCAGGCTAAATACGCGATTAACCAGGCAGCTAATGTTGATATTCATACAGGGTTAGCGATCGAAGCTAAAGCTTATGAAGTGATTATTCCTACTGAAGACCGAGTGGAAGCCTTACATGCTTTTAATGAAAAACGGCCAGCCAATTTTAAAGGGAAATAA
- a CDS encoding PaaI family thioesterase gives MKSVINESELHHRYKTEIVATMENEPYAQFLGIRLVDIEEGTALAELDIQDHMLNAHETVHGAITFAIADYVFAAASNSYGKTAVGISTTMNYMAAGEKGAQLRATAIEEKKNHRMAWYKVNVESDGVLIATMEAVAYRKNHYFVPVEE, from the coding sequence TTGAAATCTGTAATCAATGAAAGCGAGCTACACCATCGCTACAAAACCGAAATCGTTGCAACAATGGAGAACGAACCTTACGCTCAATTTCTAGGAATTAGATTAGTAGATATCGAGGAAGGAACGGCTCTGGCCGAACTGGATATCCAGGACCACATGCTAAACGCACACGAAACCGTTCATGGAGCCATTACATTCGCTATTGCGGATTATGTCTTTGCAGCAGCCTCCAACTCTTACGGAAAAACGGCTGTCGGCATATCTACTACCATGAACTATATGGCCGCCGGAGAAAAAGGAGCACAACTCCGCGCAACAGCTATTGAGGAAAAGAAAAATCATAGAATGGCCTGGTATAAAGTAAACGTCGAAAGTGACGGTGTGTTAATCGCTACAATGGAAGCGGTAGCTTACCGTAAAAATCATTATTTTGTTCCTGTAGAAGAATAA
- a CDS encoding 2-hydroxycarboxylate transporter family protein, translating to MILMSFAQISSRLGGALILLLA from the coding sequence ATGATACTGATGTCTTTTGCTCAGATTTCCTCTCGCTTAGGCGGAGCACTCATTTTATTGTTAGCCTGA
- a CDS encoding NAD(P)/FAD-dependent oxidoreductase, whose protein sequence is MTSEEKTYDITIIGAGPVGLFTAFYAGMRKASVNVIDSLPGVGGQLSALYPDKYIYDVGGFPKIKAQELVDQLHEQAQTFSPTWSLEQSVENVIRLEDGTFKLETSTDTHYSRSIIITAGAGAFQPRKLKVERADSYENNCLHYAVKDLHQFKDRRVVVCGGGDSAVDWSLALEPIAKEVTLIHRRPSFRAHEHSLSLLEQSKVDMKTPFEVSRLIGRDDKLEQVLIQEVKGDTTHLLDVEDLIVNFGFVTSLGPVKTWGLDVQKNAIQVNSRMETNIPGIFAAGDVCTYEGKAKLIATGFGEAPIAVNHAKLLVDPKARLHAGHSTSIFAASAK, encoded by the coding sequence ATGACGTCTGAAGAAAAGACTTACGATATTACCATTATTGGAGCAGGTCCGGTTGGTCTTTTTACAGCTTTTTATGCAGGCATGAGAAAAGCATCCGTCAACGTGATTGATAGTTTACCTGGAGTCGGCGGCCAGCTGTCCGCTTTGTATCCTGACAAATATATTTACGATGTGGGCGGCTTTCCGAAAATTAAAGCACAGGAACTGGTCGATCAATTACATGAGCAAGCACAAACTTTTTCACCAACTTGGAGCCTGGAACAATCGGTTGAAAACGTGATCCGTTTAGAAGACGGCACGTTTAAACTAGAGACTTCAACGGACACCCACTACTCACGAAGTATTATCATTACGGCAGGAGCCGGTGCTTTTCAGCCTAGAAAACTAAAGGTAGAACGAGCAGACAGCTACGAAAACAACTGTCTTCATTACGCGGTCAAAGACTTGCATCAATTCAAGGATCGGCGGGTTGTCGTCTGCGGTGGCGGGGATTCAGCAGTAGATTGGTCGCTAGCTCTGGAACCAATCGCCAAGGAAGTCACCCTGATTCACCGACGTCCCTCCTTCCGTGCTCATGAACACAGCCTCTCTCTGCTTGAACAGTCGAAGGTTGACATGAAGACCCCTTTTGAAGTGAGCAGATTAATCGGAAGAGATGACAAACTCGAACAAGTGTTAATTCAAGAGGTAAAAGGAGATACAACTCATTTACTTGATGTGGAGGACCTTATCGTAAACTTTGGCTTCGTCACGTCCCTCGGTCCTGTAAAAACGTGGGGACTGGATGTCCAAAAAAACGCCATCCAAGTCAACTCAAGAATGGAGACGAATATCCCAGGTATATTTGCAGCCGGAGATGTTTGCACATACGAAGGCAAAGCAAAGTTAATCGCAACTGGATTTGGCGAAGCCCCGATTGCGGTCAATCACGCAAAATTATTAGTCGATCCGAAAGCAAGACTTCATGCAGGACACAGCACAAGTATTTTTGCAGCTTCCGCCAAATAA
- the paaX gene encoding phenylacetic acid degradation operon negative regulatory protein PaaX — MEKLFNTRSMIFTLYGDYISQYGNVIWIGSLIRLLKEFGHNEQSVRAAISRMSKQGWVQSEKQGNKSYYYLTDRGKKRMDEAANRIYQINPPSWDGEWRLLLYTIPEDKRHLRDELRRELVWSGFGLLSNSCWITPNPLEEQVNNLIAKYEIDSYVNFFRAKYEGMNENKDLVDQCWDLEEVNERYSEFIQTYSQKYIIDKNKIEKGDLSDGSCFVERTMLVHQYRKFLFIDPSLPQELLPEDWLGDSAASLFRDYYQMLREPATRFFESVFEPGEPLDIKES, encoded by the coding sequence ATGGAAAAACTATTTAACACACGTTCAATGATTTTTACATTATACGGAGATTACATTAGTCAATACGGAAATGTCATATGGATTGGCAGTTTAATTCGATTACTGAAAGAGTTCGGTCACAACGAACAGTCCGTCCGGGCAGCGATATCCCGTATGAGCAAACAAGGCTGGGTACAGTCTGAAAAGCAAGGAAACAAAAGCTATTATTACTTAACAGACCGCGGAAAAAAACGAATGGATGAAGCCGCGAATCGAATTTATCAAATCAACCCTCCTTCCTGGGACGGAGAGTGGCGGTTATTGCTCTATACGATCCCTGAAGACAAACGCCACTTAAGAGATGAATTAAGAAGGGAATTAGTTTGGAGCGGTTTCGGCCTTTTATCAAACAGCTGCTGGATCACGCCAAACCCGCTAGAAGAGCAAGTTAACAACTTAATTGCCAAATACGAAATCGATTCCTATGTCAATTTCTTTCGTGCGAAATATGAGGGAATGAACGAGAACAAAGACCTGGTCGATCAATGCTGGGACTTGGAAGAAGTGAATGAGCGTTACTCGGAGTTTATCCAAACATATAGCCAGAAATATATAATCGATAAGAATAAGATTGAAAAAGGAGATTTAAGCGACGGAAGCTGTTTCGTAGAGAGAACGATGTTAGTCCATCAATACAGGAAGTTTTTGTTCATCGACCCCAGCCTTCCTCAAGAGCTATTACCTGAGGATTGGTTAGGAGATTCAGCGGCTTCTCTTTTTAGGGATTATTATCAAATGTTAAGGGAACCTGCGACGCGCTTTTTTGAATCTGTATTTGAACCGGGTGAACCGCTTGATATAAAAGAATCCTGA
- the paaB gene encoding 1,2-phenylacetyl-CoA epoxidase subunit PaaB, producing the protein MEKQNESNFYQEYEVFSKKNEKSPIQHQFSLLAPNDDMALNMAQENFMRREKVIDVWVVPRNHIRSMNSEERQQWTNRLDNKDYRSTKGYGYLRKKWSEKEQGMLDEKEIMSWKEVKKS; encoded by the coding sequence ATGGAAAAACAGAATGAGTCAAACTTTTATCAAGAATATGAAGTGTTTAGTAAAAAAAATGAAAAGTCGCCCATCCAGCACCAGTTCAGCCTGCTCGCCCCCAATGACGACATGGCGCTGAACATGGCACAGGAAAATTTTATGCGCCGGGAAAAAGTAATCGACGTCTGGGTGGTGCCGCGCAATCATATTCGCTCCATGAATAGTGAAGAGCGCCAGCAGTGGACGAATCGTTTAGACAACAAAGATTATCGCAGTACGAAAGGTTACGGGTATTTGAGGAAAAAATGGAGTGAAAAAGAACAAGGGATGTTAGATGAAAAAGAAATTATGTCCTGGAAAGAGGTGAAAAAATCATGA
- a CDS encoding thioesterase family protein yields the protein MKTGLQVGDTAVIQTEVTPDMFAQFDGEVVHPAYSTATMVYHMEWASRKLILPYLTSEEEGMGASVQVKHLAPSCEGEQITVTATITEIRPKSILTHVSVTNEQRQVGEGHVKQAILLKEYISKQLTAKQ from the coding sequence ATGAAGACTGGACTTCAGGTCGGTGATACGGCGGTCATCCAGACAGAAGTAACCCCTGACATGTTTGCACAATTTGATGGAGAAGTCGTCCACCCCGCCTACTCTACCGCAACAATGGTCTATCACATGGAATGGGCATCCAGAAAACTTATCCTTCCCTATCTGACTTCTGAAGAAGAAGGGATGGGAGCTTCCGTCCAAGTCAAGCATCTGGCTCCTTCTTGCGAGGGCGAGCAAATCACAGTGACCGCGACCATAACTGAGATCCGCCCGAAATCTATTTTGACTCACGTCAGCGTAACTAATGAACAGCGGCAAGTTGGAGAAGGCCACGTCAAACAAGCCATTTTGTTAAAAGAATACATTAGCAAGCAACTCACCGCCAAACAGTAA
- a CDS encoding gamma carbonic anhydrase family protein translates to MIYRYKDFSPQIHETAFVADGSKVIGDVEIGAQSSIWFHVVLRGDEGPIRIGERCNIQENSMCHLYEDFPLTLEDEVSVGHNAIVHGCTLRKGSLVGMGATVLDGAEIGEYSIVGANSLVPSGKVIPPRSLVLGSPGKVVRELTDKDMEMIEETIQTYVQKGQEFQKVEVLEKVFG, encoded by the coding sequence ATGATTTATCGTTATAAGGACTTTTCTCCGCAAATTCACGAGACCGCTTTTGTTGCAGATGGGTCTAAAGTGATTGGGGATGTCGAGATTGGAGCTCAATCAAGTATTTGGTTTCATGTTGTCTTAAGAGGGGATGAAGGGCCGATTCGAATTGGCGAGCGCTGCAATATTCAGGAAAATTCGATGTGTCATCTTTACGAGGATTTTCCATTAACACTTGAAGATGAAGTGTCGGTTGGACATAATGCGATAGTCCATGGCTGCACATTGAGAAAAGGATCATTGGTAGGCATGGGGGCGACTGTATTAGATGGGGCTGAGATCGGAGAGTATTCGATTGTAGGTGCAAATAGTCTTGTTCCTTCAGGAAAAGTGATTCCTCCTCGTTCTCTTGTGCTGGGGTCGCCTGGAAAAGTAGTGAGGGAACTGACGGATAAAGACATGGAAATGATTGAGGAGACGATCCAGACATATGTTCAGAAAGGGCAGGAATTTCAAAAGGTAGAGGTGCTTGAGAAAGTGTTTGGATAA
- the paaK gene encoding phenylacetate--CoA ligase PaaK: MSTFSEREHWSRSTMKDFQWEGLKKTVERVYNHVPFYRESFHQSNITPDDIQSWEDVQQLPFTKKHHLRENYPFNLLATPMEEVVRIHASSGTSGKPTVVAYSRNDMDHWGEIVARAIYMAGGRKGDVLHNAYGYGLFTGGLGLHVGSEHLGCATVPISGGNTSKQITLIQDFKPRVICSTPSYLLNIGETMKNMGIDPASTSLKYAILGAEPWSEQMRKTIENMFDLKASDIYGLSEVMGPGVAMECVECQDGLHIADDHFLVEVINPDTLEPVPDGEDGELVFTSLTKEALPIIRYRTGDISSITREKCACGRTTTKMSRIKGRIDDMLIIRGVNVFPSEIERYICGMDELVPHYQIHLHKKGVMDHVELHVEVCEEFFASLPAQDLNEASARELVKKIQKILKMEALVSMEVTLKEPKTIPRSEGKAKRIFDSRSSLSASL, encoded by the coding sequence ATGTCCACTTTTTCGGAAAGAGAACATTGGAGTCGCTCAACAATGAAAGACTTTCAATGGGAAGGTTTGAAAAAGACAGTTGAACGCGTGTATAACCATGTCCCGTTTTATCGAGAATCTTTTCACCAATCCAATATCACCCCTGACGATATTCAGTCATGGGAGGATGTCCAGCAGCTTCCCTTTACGAAGAAACACCACTTGCGTGAGAATTATCCTTTTAACTTATTGGCCACTCCTATGGAGGAAGTTGTCCGAATCCATGCCTCATCTGGTACAAGCGGGAAGCCTACGGTCGTGGCCTACTCAAGAAATGATATGGATCATTGGGGAGAAATTGTAGCCCGCGCTATTTACATGGCGGGAGGGCGTAAGGGAGACGTGCTTCACAACGCTTACGGGTATGGTTTATTTACGGGCGGATTAGGGTTGCATGTGGGCTCCGAGCATTTAGGCTGCGCTACTGTGCCGATTTCAGGCGGAAATACATCAAAGCAAATCACACTTATTCAAGACTTTAAACCTCGTGTCATTTGTTCGACTCCTTCTTATTTGTTGAACATAGGAGAAACGATGAAGAATATGGGCATTGACCCAGCATCCACCTCTTTAAAATATGCTATACTTGGCGCCGAACCCTGGTCAGAACAAATGAGAAAGACGATTGAGAACATGTTTGATTTAAAAGCATCAGACATATACGGCTTAAGCGAAGTGATGGGGCCAGGAGTAGCAATGGAATGCGTGGAATGTCAAGATGGTCTTCATATTGCGGACGATCACTTCCTCGTTGAAGTGATTAACCCTGATACACTCGAACCTGTACCCGACGGCGAGGACGGAGAACTCGTTTTCACAAGTCTTACTAAGGAAGCACTGCCGATTATTCGTTATCGAACAGGTGATATATCTTCGATTACTCGGGAAAAATGCGCGTGTGGACGAACGACGACGAAGATGAGCCGGATCAAGGGGCGAATAGATGACATGCTCATTATCCGCGGCGTCAATGTCTTTCCTTCCGAAATCGAGCGTTACATTTGCGGCATGGATGAATTGGTCCCACATTATCAAATACACCTTCACAAAAAAGGCGTCATGGACCACGTTGAATTACACGTGGAAGTTTGCGAAGAATTCTTTGCATCGTTGCCGGCACAGGACTTAAACGAAGCAAGCGCCCGCGAACTCGTCAAAAAGATCCAGAAGATCTTGAAGATGGAAGCTCTCGTCTCCATGGAAGTGACGTTAAAAGAACCCAAAACCATTCCGCGATCTGAAGGAAAAGCCAAACGCATTTTCGATTCTCGCTCTTCCCTGTCTGCTTCCCTATAA
- a CDS encoding NAD(P)H-dependent flavin oxidoreductase, with the protein MNDITKILNVDLPFIQGGMGNISHASLAVAVSEAGGLGTIGAGTLAPEKVEQMILDIRRETSKPFAVNIPLAVQPYVKDILSLIKKHQVPVVALSAGNPAPYIEPLRAENVVVMCVVANEKQARKAEAAGADIVIAEGYEAAGINAKEELTTFTLLPKVTASVNIPVVAAGGIGDGRGVLAALSLGAQGVQLGTRLIATKDAQVHPAYKEALCSAGSDGTMIVGRPYQQVRRILKTPYGQHLLDSEKEKIPLESYLEKTDESRHILGAIEGKLNEGHVNAGQISAMIEDIPTVQELFTRMIQEAQSKLKDISLPAHSQK; encoded by the coding sequence ATGAATGATATAACGAAAATACTGAACGTGGACCTTCCTTTTATTCAGGGAGGAATGGGGAATATTAGTCATGCCTCTCTGGCCGTCGCTGTCTCTGAAGCCGGCGGGTTAGGCACGATTGGTGCTGGCACATTAGCTCCTGAAAAAGTTGAGCAGATGATCTTGGACATCCGCCGCGAAACGTCAAAGCCATTTGCCGTCAACATCCCTCTCGCCGTCCAGCCTTACGTCAAAGACATTCTCTCTCTGATCAAAAAACATCAAGTACCTGTAGTCGCTTTATCCGCAGGCAACCCTGCCCCCTATATTGAGCCGTTGAGGGCTGAAAACGTTGTCGTCATGTGTGTCGTCGCGAATGAAAAGCAAGCCCGAAAAGCCGAAGCGGCAGGAGCCGACATCGTGATAGCGGAAGGGTATGAAGCAGCAGGTATTAATGCAAAAGAAGAACTCACCACGTTCACATTACTCCCGAAAGTCACTGCATCCGTTAATATTCCCGTCGTAGCCGCCGGCGGCATCGGTGATGGACGCGGAGTGCTGGCCGCACTGAGTTTAGGCGCACAAGGCGTCCAATTAGGCACACGGCTCATCGCAACCAAAGATGCCCAGGTACATCCAGCTTATAAGGAAGCCTTATGCTCGGCCGGGTCTGATGGAACCATGATCGTCGGGCGACCTTATCAGCAAGTACGAAGAATATTAAAAACACCTTATGGCCAGCACTTACTTGATTCCGAAAAAGAAAAAATACCTCTTGAATCTTACTTAGAAAAGACCGACGAGTCCCGTCATATCCTGGGCGCAATCGAAGGCAAACTAAACGAAGGTCACGTCAATGCAGGACAAATATCTGCGATGATTGAGGACATCCCAACTGTCCAGGAACTTTTCACAAGAATGATCCAGGAAGCACAAAGCAAATTAAAAGATATTTCATTACCTGCCCACAGCCAGAAATAA
- the paaA gene encoding 1,2-phenylacetyl-CoA epoxidase subunit PaaA, which yields MERIEAGEKIEADDWMPDEYRQTLIKLISMHGISEIMGALPEKEWVPKAPTVKRKLGIMAKVQDEMGHGQLLLRVAEDLMKPYGKNRESLMEDLLNGDLKFHNVFHMPTRTWADAGMVGWLVDGAAIISQTNMLDASYGPYQRALKRICQEEVFHAQHGEAIIMALAEGTEEQRRILQESLNNWWPSLLMFFGPESASTTGSSKQEVTTKYRIRKSSNEELRQAFLDKYLPRVFSLGLTVPDETVHYDEEKQHWVYQQPDWNEFKQIISNNGPRSKERLRLREIAYENNRWVRQALAPQVVTS from the coding sequence ATGGAGCGCATTGAAGCCGGTGAAAAAATTGAAGCTGACGACTGGATGCCGGATGAGTATCGCCAAACCTTAATCAAACTCATTTCCATGCATGGAATCAGTGAAATTATGGGAGCACTTCCTGAGAAGGAGTGGGTCCCGAAAGCGCCGACTGTAAAAAGAAAACTTGGGATTATGGCAAAAGTGCAGGATGAAATGGGTCACGGCCAGCTGCTGTTAAGAGTAGCGGAGGATTTAATGAAGCCCTACGGGAAAAACAGAGAAAGTTTAATGGAGGATCTATTAAATGGCGACTTAAAATTCCATAACGTTTTTCACATGCCAACGAGAACGTGGGCAGATGCAGGGATGGTAGGCTGGCTCGTTGATGGGGCCGCGATTATTTCACAAACCAATATGTTAGATGCCTCCTATGGACCTTATCAGCGGGCACTCAAGCGCATCTGTCAGGAAGAAGTCTTCCACGCGCAACATGGGGAAGCGATTATTATGGCGTTAGCCGAAGGAACTGAGGAACAGAGGAGAATCCTGCAAGAATCACTGAATAATTGGTGGCCTTCCCTGTTAATGTTTTTCGGACCTGAATCCGCATCCACGACAGGTTCTTCCAAGCAAGAGGTGACGACGAAATATCGCATTCGTAAAAGTTCCAATGAGGAATTGCGTCAGGCTTTTCTCGATAAATATTTGCCGCGTGTTTTCTCACTAGGGTTAACGGTTCCGGATGAAACGGTTCATTATGATGAAGAGAAACAGCATTGGGTCTACCAACAGCCTGATTGGAATGAATTCAAACAAATTATCAGCAATAATGGACCACGATCAAAAGAACGCTTGCGTTTAAGAGAAATTGCTTATGAAAACAATCGCTGGGTGAGGCAGGCATTGGCTCCGCAGGTTGTTACTTCATAA
- the paaC gene encoding 1,2-phenylacetyl-CoA epoxidase subunit PaaC: protein MKSIETIEQAKQNPAYYKALTELLYQLADDDFIISFRGSEWLGLAPHIEEDVAFSSITQNTMGHAFLYYQLLEDLGEGEVDVLAHERAPEQRRNANYFEKRNGEGSYCGEPWYDWALTVVRQFLYETMKKVKLEAAVKSSYEPLANTAQKVLMEQPYHLAHWKMWMQQLLGSTEEAREKIQARLEEAWEEGKDIYDLGLKAQDILHHQLIAGENDLKQRWLKEVQATIKGLPADSLGNKFGSGRSGEHTTDLEQALQTLAEVYDSDRLAVW, encoded by the coding sequence ATGAAATCGATTGAAACCATCGAACAGGCGAAACAAAATCCTGCCTATTACAAGGCCTTAACTGAATTATTGTATCAGTTAGCCGATGATGACTTTATCATTTCTTTCCGAGGGTCTGAATGGCTCGGGTTAGCCCCTCATATTGAAGAAGATGTTGCCTTTTCATCGATTACGCAAAATACGATGGGGCATGCCTTTCTCTACTATCAATTATTAGAAGATTTAGGGGAAGGAGAAGTCGATGTACTTGCTCACGAACGCGCTCCTGAGCAAAGGCGGAATGCCAATTATTTTGAAAAGAGAAATGGAGAAGGATCCTACTGTGGAGAGCCGTGGTATGACTGGGCGCTGACCGTTGTTCGTCAATTTTTATATGAAACTATGAAAAAGGTCAAACTTGAAGCGGCTGTGAAAAGTTCCTATGAACCGCTGGCGAACACGGCGCAGAAAGTATTGATGGAACAGCCTTATCATTTGGCGCACTGGAAAATGTGGATGCAGCAGCTTCTAGGTTCAACAGAAGAAGCTCGTGAAAAAATTCAGGCCCGTTTAGAGGAAGCGTGGGAAGAAGGCAAGGATATTTACGATTTAGGGCTAAAAGCTCAGGATATCCTGCACCATCAATTAATCGCTGGTGAGAATGATTTGAAGCAGCGGTGGCTGAAAGAGGTGCAGGCGACGATCAAAGGCTTACCGGCCGATTCACTGGGTAACAAGTTTGGCAGTGGCCGATCAGGAGAACATACCACCGACTTAGAGCAAGCTTTACAAACGCTGGCAGAGGTTTATGACAGCGATCGGCTTGCGGTATGGTAA
- a CDS encoding LacI family DNA-binding transcriptional regulator: MTTIKDVAKLAGVSVATVSRALNKNGYVHSETEKRVAYAIKQLNYKPNDVARSLFKGRSKMIALLVPDIMNPFFPELARAVEDMTKQHSFTFVLCNTDDDINKEMAYLDALKQKSVDGIIIVSSTISADNINGMGTPIVALDRILSSSLSSVTVNNYDGAREAVQHLKAIGCKRIAHISGPEDVSNAKQRLDGYLEEVQDEEWFHPSFIEQGEYRFENAKEAAKKLLTTHSDIDGLFVANDLMGVGALKAAESLGIKVPEELSIIAFDGISLGETTSPALTTMAQPIYQAGARAAEILIEQIENQELTTTNEEFSVKLIERQSTKSRRCSP; the protein is encoded by the coding sequence ATGACAACCATAAAAGATGTCGCTAAACTAGCTGGAGTTTCCGTTGCCACTGTTTCCAGGGCTTTAAACAAGAATGGCTATGTCCACTCTGAGACAGAAAAGCGTGTTGCTTATGCGATTAAACAATTAAACTATAAACCTAATGACGTAGCACGAAGCCTTTTTAAAGGACGCTCGAAGATGATTGCTCTTCTTGTGCCAGATATCATGAACCCCTTCTTCCCTGAACTTGCCCGGGCTGTAGAAGATATGACAAAACAACATAGTTTCACCTTTGTTCTATGTAATACGGATGATGATATCAATAAGGAAATGGCCTATTTAGATGCCTTAAAACAAAAATCCGTAGACGGAATTATTATTGTGTCGAGTACTATTTCTGCTGATAACATCAATGGGATGGGTACTCCAATCGTGGCACTCGACAGAATTCTTAGTTCAAGTTTATCTTCTGTTACTGTAAATAATTATGATGGTGCGAGAGAAGCAGTCCAACATCTGAAAGCGATTGGCTGTAAGCGAATCGCTCATATTTCGGGACCAGAAGATGTGAGCAATGCCAAGCAGCGTTTGGATGGATACCTCGAAGAAGTACAAGATGAAGAATGGTTTCATCCGAGTTTTATAGAACAAGGTGAATATCGTTTTGAGAATGCCAAGGAAGCGGCTAAAAAGCTACTCACCACACATAGTGATATCGATGGTCTTTTTGTAGCGAATGACCTAATGGGTGTTGGAGCATTAAAGGCAGCCGAATCACTTGGGATCAAAGTTCCTGAGGAGCTATCGATCATTGCTTTTGACGGAATCAGCCTTGGTGAAACCACTTCCCCTGCTTTAACCACTATGGCACAGCCGATCTATCAGGCGGGTGCTAGAGCTGCGGAAATACTGATTGAACAAATTGAGAATCAGGAGCTTACTACAACGAACGAAGAGTTTTCTGTAAAACTTATTGAACGGCAATCTACTAAATCCAGGAGGTGTTCACCATGA
- the paaD gene encoding 1,2-phenylacetyl-CoA epoxidase subunit PaaD — MNDEQKRQEILTILKTVDDPELPSVSVRDLGMVHDVMVDHYNISITMVPTFAGCPALDFIEKNVKLAVESLEWVERCHVEFSFQIRWSTDAITDEGKEQLRKHGVSPPPENYQPGEEWSVDCPYCGSSFTSMDNVFGPTACRSILYCGSCKNPFEAMKPVVDCSVV; from the coding sequence GTGAATGATGAACAAAAGCGACAGGAAATTCTAACTATCTTAAAAACAGTGGATGACCCTGAGCTTCCTTCGGTCAGTGTACGGGATCTCGGAATGGTTCACGACGTAATGGTCGATCACTACAACATATCGATTACCATGGTACCCACCTTTGCAGGCTGCCCTGCCCTCGATTTTATTGAAAAAAATGTGAAGCTGGCGGTAGAAAGCCTGGAATGGGTCGAGAGGTGTCACGTTGAATTTTCCTTCCAGATTAGATGGTCAACGGATGCGATTACGGATGAAGGAAAAGAACAACTGAGAAAGCATGGCGTGTCGCCGCCCCCTGAAAACTATCAACCTGGGGAGGAATGGTCCGTCGATTGTCCGTATTGCGGGTCATCGTTTACCTCGATGGATAACGTGTTCGGTCCTACCGCATGCCGCAGTATTCTCTATTGTGGTTCCTGTAAAAATCCATTTGAAGCCATGAAACCCGTCGTAGATTGTTCAGTTGTGTAA